The Streptococcus oralis DNA window AAAGTTAAGAGCAGAACCAAGTTGAGAAAAAATAATTGTAAAAATGATAAATGCCAATGGAGACAAATATCCCCGGCCTAAACAAGCAAAAAAAGCCACTGGAGTAGAGAGTACAATCGTAAGAGTGGTACAAAAAACAAAAGTAAGTATACCTTTGAAAATCACCATTAAGCTCCCACCCTCAAGTCCAATCAGATTGCCAGCTAATAATCCTAATAAAAGAGCAAAAATTGATAGAATATAGCTCCATAGAGCGATAACGATAAACTTGGATAATACGATTGTATCTCTTCTTATCGGGAGTGCTAATAAGTCTATCATCGTTTTATCAGAATATTCTCTACCAAAAATCCAAGATGCTGTAAATCCAAAAATGAGCAATCCCCCAACAGAAATGACTTGTGATACGGTCATTAAGTACGACGACCAGTCTGTTATCCTCATCATTTCCATTTTTGCAGAAATCAATCCAAGATTTTTGAAATTCTCTGGATATTTCATCATAGTTGCAAACAACCCAACAATAAAAGGAACTAAACAGATAGAACAAGCAGTTACGATGGAAAGCTTTGATTTTATTAACTTTTTCCATTCAATTAAAATACAGGAACTAAGCTTTTTCATTCGAAACACCTCCATTATGGTCATTCAGTATTCTTAAGAAATAATGCTCTAAATCTTCTTTCTCAACAGTCAGTGATTTAGGTGGATAACCTGCATTAACTAGCAATGTAGCAATTTTTTCCGGATATTCCACAGCTTTTGTATCAGTTAATTCTAAGAAATCGATATTATTTTCTGTGTCTGATTGAATGTTTACATGATAGCCCTGGTTAGATAATACTTCTTTCATAGCCTTATTATTAGAGCCTCTTACTAGTAACTTCTTTTCTAAGTACTGCTCTAATTCATTGCTTTCAACTTCTCTTATAAGTCTGCCCTCATGTACAATAACTATCCTAGTAGCAATTTTAGATATTTCTTCCAGATTATGACTTGAAATAAGAACAGTTGTGCCTAGATTATTCGCCAATTCCTTTAATAGTTCTCTCACTTCAATAACTCCAAAAGGATCTAATCCATTTGTTGGCTCATCAAGAATTAGAATTTTAGGTTTATGAATAATCGCTTTTGCAATTCCTAAACGCGCAACATTTCCTAAAGAAAGATGCTTCTCCTGTTTATGTTCATATTTCTTTAGTTTTAATTTCTCAATTACCCAGTCAATATTATCTTTATTAACCCCTCTTAATTTACTAACTATTTCTAAATTTTCTCTCACAGTTAAGTCTGGATAAGAATAAGGCGTCTCAATAATATAACCTATTTCGTTTCGAAGTTCTAAATTACTTAGATCTAACTTTCTTCCTTGGATATAACATTCTCCTGATGTAGATTTTATCAATCCTAGCATCATTCTCATCGTCGTTGTTTTCCCTGCACCATTTAGTCCTAAAAAACCTACTATTTCACCAGGTTTTATTGAAAGATTCAAGTTGTCGACAACATTTTTTGTTCCATATCTTTTAGAAAGCTTTGCGGTTCTAATTGCTTCTTTCACCATTACCTGTCCTCCTTAGTAATTTGTTCCACAACTCCTTGTATGACTAACTTCAATGTAGTATCAAATTGTTTTTCGCCGATTTCCTCGATGTGTAATATAGTCATAGCAATCGTTCTAAATAAAGCAGAGACGATTTCTACCGATACATTTTCTTTAATGTTGATTCGAGACACAATTTTTTTAACCATCCTATCGTCTATCAGATGATGATTTGTTATCGCCTCTTTCGGCAATTTTCTTATGAGTAATTCCATTTCATTATTTTTAAATATGGTATACATAAATGAGTATCGAAAATCTTGATAAAAATCATAAAGTAACTGTACCAGACGATTTGTATCTATCTTGGCTTCCATATCTAATTGTTCTGTCAAGCGATTCATAACATCTATTTGATATTCTTCTAAGACCGCAAAAAATAACATTTCTTTTGAGGAATAAAAATTATAAAAAGAACCTTTGGAAATATCTACCATTGCCGCCATCTGATCAACTGTGGTTTTCTTAACCCCATATCTTTGAAGGCATTCCTTTGCAACTTTATGTAATTTCTTTCTAATTACTTCTTTTTCTTCAGTAGTAAAAGCAGTAGCCATAACTTCCTCCTAAAAACTCTGTGACGTTTTTTGATTTTACAGTCATAGAATATCATATAAATTGAAAAATGTCAAAAGTCTTATATCTTCTATGTAAGAAAATATAAGATTTTAAATTTACACACACCTCAATTCTCTTCATTTAGACCTAATTATTCGATTTTCACGATTTAAAAAATAAGGATACAGTACTGAAAGCTCCTATTATCTGGCTTTTCTCTCTGTAACCTTATTGTATCTCAAGTTCCTTCTCTCAATTTCTCAATCGTGACCAAGAAAGATGGATTGTTAATCTGATTGATGGTCTTGTAGAGGGCAACAGTGAAGTCCCGCTGAGGCAGGTAACTAAGATTAGCTGAGCATTGTTCAAGCAAGCTTCTGCCAAACCGCTGGCGGTTTACTACTTCATTTAAAACAAAGAGTCTGAGACAAAAAGATTTTGATTTTAGGAATTCCTTATTATAAATTTTTAAAATCGATAGATTAGAGCAAAAAAGCGAACAAGACAGAATTCTGAGTGTCAGATAACTCGTTTTGTTCGCTTTTTATATTGAAGATTAGACTTTTGTCCCAGACTCTTTTTTATTACAACAGAAAAGGGGCTAGTAAATCATCTACAACCCCCTTTCATTTTATGAGTTAGGATCATCTAAACTACGACCATGCAAACCTTTTTCACGTTGTACTTGGCGTAGTTTTTCTGGTGTGACATCATTTCCTTCCTCGTCCACAATTTTAATTCCTTCAATGTGGTGACGAACAGAACGACGATAACCTTCGATATACTCCTCACGAAGTTTAGCTTGTTCCACTTTTTCAGCAGAAGTTAAGCCTTCTGTTTTTTTCTTTTTGGCAAGCTCGTTGATACGAGCGATTTTTTTCGGATCCATTTCTTCTCCTTTGTGATAAGATACAGTCCGTTTGACTGAGTTTATTTAGTATTAATTTGGTTGAAACGTGCAAGTTTAGCTGCTTTTTTGGTTAATTGCGACAAGATAGCCAAGCGATTTTGTCGGACAGTCTGATCTTCAGCCATCACCATGGTATTTTCAAAGAAAGCATCAATAACTGGGCTAAGCGCAAAGAGTTGTTCTAATTGCTGACTTGCAGTTCCTGACAAGACGAGTGATTCTACGGCTTCTGCCAAGGCTTTCTCTTCTTCATTCTCAAAGAGAGCAGGATCAACAGTATCAGTTCCTTCGGCTTTTTCAGCCAAGTTAAAGGCACGTGAGAGGGATTCGACAGACGATTTGAAATCTTCTTTCTTGCTTGCTTCGACAAGAGCACTTGCTGCTTCTAACATATCTGCCACAACAAAGTTTGAACTTGCAAGGACTGCTTCCTTAATGTCTTTTGGAGTAGAACCCATCATCTTATCAACACGAGCCTTGATAAAGTCCATAACCTCTGCTTTATTTTCATAAGTCAAGCTGTCGAATTTCAAAGCATAAAGGCTATCAATCAACTCATCCATAGCAATGTGCCAACCAAAAGCATCCAAGATACGAACCACACCTTGGGTCGCACGACGAAGGGCATAAGGGTCGTTAGAACCTGATGGAATCAAGCCTACTGAGAAGAAACTCAAAATCGTATCCAATTTGTCTGCAATGGCTAGAATGGCTCCAACCTTGCTCTCTGGAAGTTCTCCTTCAGCAGCTGTCGGCATGTAGTGTTCACGAATAGCAGCTGCCACCGCTGGAGTTTCACCAGCAAGAAGGGCATATTTTTCACCCATAATACCTTGGAGCTCATCAAACTCACCAACCATACCCGTCAACAAGTCAAACTTGTAAATAGCTGCTGCACGAGCTAGGTCAACTGTTTCATCCACTGACAAACCAGCTTTTTCTGCCAAGAGAATGGCAATCTGCCCCGTACGAATCATGTGTTCACGAAGAGAACCAATCTTTTCGTGGAAGGTCACATGGTTCAATTTTTCGACTAGGTCAGAAATGACCAATTTTTGGTCTTCACGCCAGAAGAATTCACCGTCTTCCAAACGAGCTACCAAAACTTTTTCATTTCCTTTGATGACATTTTCCAAATGCTCTGCGTTTCCGTTACGAACAGAAATAAAGTTTGGTAAGAGTTTTCCATCTTGATCTCGGACAACGAAGTAGCGTTGGTGTTCCTTCATCGAAGTCACCAAAACTTCTTCTGGAACTTCAAGGTATTTGGCATCAAAACTTCCCATAAAGGCAGTTGGGTATTCAACCAAGTTCAAGACTTCATTGAGCAAATCAGCATCAATTTCGATACGTACACCATGCTCAGCTTCGATTGCTTTTATTTGGTCAACAATCATTTGCTCACGTTCACGAGGATCCGCGATTACAAACTGCTTACGAAGATCTTCTTCGTAGCTCAATGCTGACTGAATCTTGGTTTCTTGTCCCAAGAAACGATGACCGCGACTCACACGATCGCCCTTGATATCAAGGAAATCCAGATCAAATTCTTGCTCGTCCAAGAGAACTGTCAAAGTGTGTACAGGGCGGATATATTCAAAAGTGTTGTTAGCCCAGTGCATGCTGACAGGGAAAGTTAGTGACTTCAAGACGTCTACTACACCTGGAACAATGGCTTCAACTGGTTGCCCCACTTCTTCCTTGGTAACATAGACATATTCTTCACCTTTGATTTCACGGAATTCAATATCTTCAACTGTCAACCCTTTTCCACGGACAAATCCTTGAGCTGCTTTGGTGAAGTTTCCATCACTATCCAAGGCGATTTTCTTTGCTGGACCCTTGAAATCTTCTGTCAAATCAGACTGTTTGTCTGCAAGACCAGTCACACGAACAGCCAAACGGCGTGGTGTTGAGAAGGTTTGAATGGCTTCAAAGGAAAGACGATTTTCTTTGAGGAAGGCTGCCATTTTTTCACCTAGTTGTTTTTCGCTTGGAGTTACTACGTAGGCTGGTAACTCTTCAAGACCGAGTTCTACTAATAAGTTTTTTGTCATGTTTTTTCCTTTACATCTTCTTCAATCTTTTCTTTTGATATGCAACTTAGGTACTGGGGACGTCGCTAACTAACTTTTGTGAGTCTGTAAGGAAATCTTATACCAAATAAACTAAGATTTCCAACAGTCTCATCAAAGTGGATTTAGCTGACTGATTTTTGAACCCAAGGTTTCAAAAATCCCCACATAACAGTACGGCGGTGCATATCCCTCTAGCAAGTCTTCGACTTGTCTTTAACGATTTTAGAGCACAGTATTACTTACTATTCTGCGTCTTCTGCTAGGAGTTTAGCTCGTGTTGCTTCATCCAAAAGTGGGTAGCCTAGGCGTTTGCGTTCTGCAACAAAGGTTTTGGCTACTACACGGGCCAAGTTACGGATACGGGCGATATAGCCTGCACGCTCCGTTACGGAAACGGCACCACGCGCATCAAGCAGATTAAAGGTGTGTGAACATTTAAGAACATAGTCATAGGCAGGGTGAACCAAGCCTTCTTCTAATGCACGACCAGCTTCCTTTTCAAACTTATCAAAGTTTTCCAGCAACATTTCTTGGTCCGAAATTTCAAATGAATATTTTGAATGCTCATACTCAGGCTGGATAAAGATTTCTCCGTATTTTACGCCATCAGCCCACTCGATATCATAGACAGAGTCAACTTCTTGAATGTAAGAAGCCAAACGTTCCAAACCATAGGTAACTTCCGCAGTCACAGGTCCAGTTGCCAATCCACCAACTTGTTGGAAATAAGTGAACTGAGTGATTTCCATCCCATCAAGCCAAACTTCCCAACCAAGACCAGCTGAACCAGTCGATGGATTTTCCCAGTTATCTTCAACGAAGCGGATATCGTGTTCCAATGGATTGATACCCAATTTTTCCAAAGACTCAAGGTAAAGTTCCTGGATATTTGATGGAGATGGCTTCATAACCACTTGGAATTGGTGGTGTTGGTAGAGACGGTTAGGATTTTCCCCGTAACGACCGTCAGCAGGACGACGTGATGGCTCTACATAAGCCGCATTCCATGGCTCAGGTCCGATAGCACGAAGGAAAGTGTAAGGACTCATTGTCCCCGCACCTTTTTCATTATCATAAGCCTGCATGAGCATACAACCTTGGTCATTCCAAAATTGTTGTAAAGTAAGGATGATTTCCTGGAAAGTCAATTTTTTAGACATTATTTACTCCTTTTTCTATAAAATACTTGCGACACGAGTCTGCCTCGTCGATTATACGAGGCAAGACAAGTTAGTACTGCGTCTAGCTCAGCACTCTAGTGCTGAGCGTGGGGCAATCCGACTGTAAGGAGGTCTCTGCCACTGACGCAGTGAAATGTTAATTTCTTAGACATTGTTTACTCCTTTAATTTATATTATCTTTTTAGCTTTATTCATCAAGCAACCAAGAAAAAGCTGGGTTCTGAAAAATATGACGTTTGGGAACAGTTTGTAAATTCTGATCGCATTCATCTATTGTACCTAATTTTAAAGCACAGACTTCTGGTATATTTTCTTGAGCAGTGAAAATTTGACTATGACAGTTCTGACAGTAATAGCGTTGTTTTCCTGGAGATGAACTATAGGTAACCAACTGTTCTTTTCCATGCAACACTAGATTTTTACTGCTAACTTTGGCATTCACTGTATAGGCAGACGCAGTTGCTTTCCGACAGAATGAGCAGTGGCAAAAAACTAATTCCGACAATTCCTCATCTAAAGTGTAGGTCACTGCTTTGCATAAACAAGATCCTTTAAGCATTATGCTCCTTTCTACTTAGGCATTAGAGGAAATTCAAAAAGAACCGAATTTCAACACCCAAGCCTTGCGACTAGGGGCGTCTGAAACGCGGTTCCACCCTAATTTATTACTTCATTGTTTTTAAAAATACGACAGAAAGCGCCAGTTTCTTACCTTGTTCTACTTGGCTCCCACTACCCCAAGCTCGCTGAAGAACGCCATAAGACTTTCTTTCCTAGCTAGTATTATAGCAGATTTTCTAGCCAGTGTAAACCAAAAATGAGTCTGAAAACAAAGTTCCAGACTCATTTAATAATAAAGCTTCAGAAAGTCCTGTTTAAGGATGTCTTTTCGCTTTTGGTTTTTTGCCATGTAAATTTCTCTTGGCTTGTTTCAATGCTGTAATGGCATCTTTGACATCTTCTTGGCTCGCTCCTGGATCTTTAAGGAGTTCCTGTGCCTCTTTAAAAGTTAAAAGATAAGCTGCTTTTTCTTTCTTGTCAGCATAGATAAATCTCGCGTTTTTTTCTTGGAAAAGGCGTTCATCCTTGACCAGTTTCTTCAGACTAGAGAAGTCTGTAGCTTTGCCATTTAGTTTGCTTTTAGCTGTTGCCAGGGCAATGAGAGATTGGTCAATTTGATCCTGTTTGACTCTAGGATCCACAGCTAGTAAGGCGATTTCTTGGAAGGCACGATCATAAGCTCGACGTACTTTTTCTTTGGCATTAGCATATCGTCCAGTTTTAGTCGTTGCATAGTAAGCTTTCATAGCTTCTTTCAAGGCTGTAACGTTCGAATCTTTTCCATCCAAAGCTTTACCAGCAGCTTCAAGACTAGCGAGAACTCTATCAATCAATTCTTGCTTTAATTTGCTTGACAAGGCTGACTGTGCCACTTGGAAAGCTTGATCATAAGCTTTTCTCTTATCTGCACTACTATTAAAGTAACGAGACGTTTCTACCAGTTCTTTTTGTTGATTTACCGCAGCAATCAAGGCCAACTTAGACACAACAGATAGACGCAAAGCATTATTTCGACCTGGCTGAACGAGCAAGGAAACGAGATCTTCAAGGAGTTCATATCCAGTTGGCAAGGTGACTTGTACAGTATAACGACCTGTAGCAACTTTCTTACCAAAGGCGTATTGACCGTATTTTTCAGCAGGAAGAGTGATCCTTGTCCCATCTTCTCCTTTCAGAATCACAGTAGTCGTCTTTGGAACTGCTTGATTGAAGGAAACAGACACTGGTGCATATTCTAGGAGATTTGCTAGGAAGGTAATGGTTTGGAAACTATTTTCTTCCGTCAAGTCAAACTCTTGGGATAAGGCACTGATAAACTTCAATTCTGTTCGGTCATAACTGAAAATTTCTGCTGTATAATGACCAAACTGTAAGAAATGAATCGCTTTTGTCTTGTCAACATCAACATATTGCCCCTCGCTATTTTTGATTCGATAGACATAGAGGGTATCAATATCTTGGTTTGTTTTCGCATCCTTCAAGGCAATTTTCACTCGACCACTATTTTGATCGCGTACAAGTTCAGCAAGTGAGATATAGTCTACATTTCCTGCATAGTCCTCTACAAGATAGTAAATATTAGCCTTGTCAACATCCTTTGGAAGTGTATAACTACCGTCAGCATTGACCTTAATCAGATGGGTGTTCTCAAGCGCACGAGTTCCAGAC harbors:
- a CDS encoding TetR/AcrR family transcriptional regulator, which gives rise to MATAFTTEEKEVIRKKLHKVAKECLQRYGVKKTTVDQMAAMVDISKGSFYNFYSSKEMLFFAVLEEYQIDVMNRLTEQLDMEAKIDTNRLVQLLYDFYQDFRYSFMYTIFKNNEMELLIRKLPKEAITNHHLIDDRMVKKIVSRINIKENVSVEIVSALFRTIAMTILHIEEIGEKQFDTTLKLVIQGVVEQITKEDR
- the glyQ gene encoding glycine--tRNA ligase subunit alpha, with protein sequence MSKKLTFQEIILTLQQFWNDQGCMLMQAYDNEKGAGTMSPYTFLRAIGPEPWNAAYVEPSRRPADGRYGENPNRLYQHHQFQVVMKPSPSNIQELYLESLEKLGINPLEHDIRFVEDNWENPSTGSAGLGWEVWLDGMEITQFTYFQQVGGLATGPVTAEVTYGLERLASYIQEVDSVYDIEWADGVKYGEIFIQPEYEHSKYSFEISDQEMLLENFDKFEKEAGRALEEGLVHPAYDYVLKCSHTFNLLDARGAVSVTERAGYIARIRNLARVVAKTFVAERKRLGYPLLDEATRAKLLAEDAE
- a CDS encoding ABC transporter ATP-binding protein, whose translation is MVKEAIRTAKLSKRYGTKNVVDNLNLSIKPGEIVGFLGLNGAGKTTTMRMMLGLIKSTSGECYIQGRKLDLSNLELRNEIGYIIETPYSYPDLTVRENLEIVSKLRGVNKDNIDWVIEKLKLKKYEHKQEKHLSLGNVARLGIAKAIIHKPKILILDEPTNGLDPFGVIEVRELLKELANNLGTTVLISSHNLEEISKIATRIVIVHEGRLIREVESNELEQYLEKKLLVRGSNNKAMKEVLSNQGYHVNIQSDTENNIDFLELTDTKAVEYPEKIATLLVNAGYPPKSLTVEKEDLEHYFLRILNDHNGGVSNEKA
- the glyS gene encoding glycine--tRNA ligase subunit beta yields the protein MTKNLLVELGLEELPAYVVTPSEKQLGEKMAAFLKENRLSFEAIQTFSTPRRLAVRVTGLADKQSDLTEDFKGPAKKIALDSDGNFTKAAQGFVRGKGLTVEDIEFREIKGEEYVYVTKEEVGQPVEAIVPGVVDVLKSLTFPVSMHWANNTFEYIRPVHTLTVLLDEQEFDLDFLDIKGDRVSRGHRFLGQETKIQSALSYEEDLRKQFVIADPREREQMIVDQIKAIEAEHGVRIEIDADLLNEVLNLVEYPTAFMGSFDAKYLEVPEEVLVTSMKEHQRYFVVRDQDGKLLPNFISVRNGNAEHLENVIKGNEKVLVARLEDGEFFWREDQKLVISDLVEKLNHVTFHEKIGSLREHMIRTGQIAILLAEKAGLSVDETVDLARAAAIYKFDLLTGMVGEFDELQGIMGEKYALLAGETPAVAAAIREHYMPTAAEGELPESKVGAILAIADKLDTILSFFSVGLIPSGSNDPYALRRATQGVVRILDAFGWHIAMDELIDSLYALKFDSLTYENKAEVMDFIKARVDKMMGSTPKDIKEAVLASSNFVVADMLEAASALVEASKKEDFKSSVESLSRAFNLAEKAEGTDTVDPALFENEEEKALAEAVESLVLSGTASQQLEQLFALSPVIDAFFENTMVMAEDQTVRQNRLAILSQLTKKAAKLARFNQINTK
- a CDS encoding ABC transporter permease, which codes for MKKLSSCILIEWKKLIKSKLSIVTACSICLVPFIVGLFATMMKYPENFKNLGLISAKMEMMRITDWSSYLMTVSQVISVGGLLIFGFTASWIFGREYSDKTMIDLLALPIRRDTIVLSKFIVIALWSYILSIFALLLGLLAGNLIGLEGGSLMVIFKGILTFVFCTTLTIVLSTPVAFFACLGRGYLSPLAFIIFTIIFSQLGSALNFGKYIPWAIPALASGIAGKALLNFGSIVSLFGVSILGLIATIAWWRYADYD
- a CDS encoding DUF896 family protein; protein product: MDPKKIARINELAKKKKTEGLTSAEKVEQAKLREEYIEGYRRSVRHHIEGIKIVDEEGNDVTPEKLRQVQREKGLHGRSLDDPNS
- a CDS encoding GFA family protein; protein product: MLKGSCLCKAVTYTLDEELSELVFCHCSFCRKATASAYTVNAKVSSKNLVLHGKEQLVTYSSSPGKQRYYCQNCHSQIFTAQENIPEVCALKLGTIDECDQNLQTVPKRHIFQNPAFSWLLDE